A single region of the Pseudomonas sp. GGS8 genome encodes:
- a CDS encoding oligosaccharide flippase family protein, with the protein MANQRLVKLIWIFTEKFGLIFLSMITFVAYARLLSPTELGVGTVIIAIVELIGMIYSSVLEDPLVRLERLEDKHIATAFWASVLVSLLSIVVISGAVTLYTPDPVLRWMTAVASVKILFTMMARVYVVQMRRIGNFRALASRTLLGKVCGGVGGIAVALWGLGAWAVIAQVLIMEFVSIVVLMRADPRRIAFYIDGPLLRELLKAGAPVAVNALSSQTLQRGVTVILGMTAGSNAVGMFNMAMRIIDLPRTAIYHGLISYALPVFARRSADPLRLRAIISDSTAVSGFLLTPLFIGIALTAHDLILLIFGAKWTEAIPLLQVLACTAAIGNTAMFATTALVAVNCSHLTIKAEVATTVLALALVYSFGSLYGGMAAALALLARMAIITPLQIRGLNRAIGYDWRLFFETSYRSVVASLVMAAIVLMVSSRLSVQGYLHLFCSIVVGALSYAVVYSVMHPRWPQEFKSVFTTR; encoded by the coding sequence ATGGCCAATCAGCGTCTGGTTAAATTGATCTGGATTTTCACGGAGAAATTCGGCCTGATTTTCCTGTCGATGATTACCTTTGTCGCGTATGCCAGGCTGCTGTCGCCCACAGAGTTGGGTGTGGGCACGGTCATCATTGCCATCGTCGAGTTGATCGGCATGATTTATTCCTCGGTTCTGGAAGACCCGCTGGTACGACTCGAACGACTGGAGGACAAACACATCGCCACAGCCTTCTGGGCGTCGGTACTCGTCAGCCTGCTGTCCATCGTCGTCATCTCGGGCGCGGTAACGCTGTACACACCCGACCCGGTGCTGCGATGGATGACGGCGGTGGCCTCGGTGAAAATCCTGTTCACCATGATGGCGCGGGTCTATGTGGTACAAATGCGCCGCATTGGCAACTTCAGGGCGTTGGCATCACGCACGTTACTGGGCAAAGTGTGTGGTGGCGTGGGTGGCATCGCTGTCGCGCTTTGGGGGTTGGGGGCCTGGGCGGTCATTGCCCAGGTACTGATCATGGAGTTTGTGTCCATTGTCGTATTGATGCGTGCAGACCCGCGTCGCATTGCCTTTTACATTGACGGCCCGCTCCTGCGCGAACTGTTGAAGGCCGGCGCACCGGTTGCCGTCAACGCGCTGAGTTCACAAACGCTGCAGCGCGGGGTCACCGTCATCCTGGGCATGACGGCCGGCAGCAACGCGGTGGGCATGTTCAACATGGCGATGCGCATCATCGATCTGCCGCGCACGGCGATCTATCACGGCCTGATCAGCTATGCGCTGCCGGTATTTGCCCGGCGCAGCGCCGATCCATTGCGGTTGCGCGCGATTATCAGCGATTCGACCGCCGTCAGCGGCTTCCTGCTGACGCCCCTGTTCATCGGCATCGCACTCACGGCACATGACCTGATCCTGTTGATCTTCGGCGCCAAATGGACCGAGGCCATTCCCCTGCTGCAAGTGCTTGCGTGCACGGCAGCCATCGGCAATACCGCCATGTTCGCCACAACCGCACTGGTCGCGGTCAATTGCAGCCACCTGACCATCAAGGCCGAAGTGGCAACCACCGTACTGGCACTGGCGCTGGTCTATAGCTTCGGCAGCCTTTATGGCGGCATGGCCGCCGCCCTCGCTCTGCTAGCCCGGATGGCGATCATCACGCCACTGCAAATCCGCGGGTTGAACCGCGCAATCGGCTATGACTGGCGGCTGTTTTTCGAAACCAGCTATCGCAGCGTGGTTGCCTCGTTGGTCATGGCTGCGATCGTCCTGATGGTTTCTTCCCGATTGAGTGTTCAAGGCTACCTGCACCTGTTCTGCAGCATCGTGGTTGGCGCGCTGAGCTATGCCGTGGTGTACAGCGTGATGCATCCGCGCTGGCCGCAAGAATTCAAATCGGTTTTCACCACCCGCTGA
- a CDS encoding glycosyltransferase family 2 protein: protein MPDQAHPSPHTVCVIIPMYNGADSIEQTLASVAGQTRLPDHVIVIDDGSTDDGPQRVRDFAAPFRLTLLHQANEGQASARNHGLQHTEETLVAFLDADDRWYPRKLEQQVALFDELGRQGRPVALVDCYVHNDYSDGRRILENRQKNGRHFDDFIRANVLNGVSSAMARRDVIMQLGGFNASLRYSEDRFMWTRIAEHWEVHTVPEVLLQRMVNSANMTAQPTRYYPYKIKFIEAYLAHFGPQLTRQQRIDFALGSLSDFLELFSRRGEHAQVIGVYRRMLEYSWQTLIFRTGKPTLRFLYACVQSLRKAAASTTAH, encoded by the coding sequence ATGCCAGACCAAGCCCACCCTTCACCCCATACGGTGTGCGTCATAATCCCGATGTACAACGGCGCCGACAGCATTGAGCAAACACTGGCGTCCGTGGCCGGGCAAACCCGATTGCCCGATCACGTCATCGTCATCGACGATGGTTCCACCGATGATGGACCCCAACGCGTCAGGGACTTCGCAGCGCCGTTTCGCCTGACGCTGTTGCATCAAGCCAACGAAGGCCAGGCCAGCGCCCGCAACCACGGACTGCAGCACACTGAAGAGACTTTGGTGGCGTTTCTCGATGCCGATGACAGATGGTATCCGCGAAAGCTGGAGCAACAAGTGGCACTGTTTGACGAACTGGGTCGTCAGGGACGGCCAGTGGCGCTGGTAGATTGCTACGTGCATAACGACTACAGCGACGGCAGGCGAATACTGGAAAACCGGCAAAAAAACGGTAGGCATTTCGACGATTTCATCCGCGCCAACGTCCTCAATGGCGTGTCCTCCGCGATGGCCAGACGCGACGTGATCATGCAACTCGGCGGCTTCAATGCCAGCCTGCGTTACTCCGAAGACCGCTTCATGTGGACCCGGATCGCTGAACACTGGGAGGTCCATACGGTGCCAGAGGTGCTGCTGCAGCGCATGGTCAACAGCGCCAACATGACCGCGCAACCGACAAGGTACTACCCGTACAAGATCAAGTTCATCGAAGCGTACCTCGCCCACTTTGGCCCGCAGCTCACCAGGCAGCAACGGATCGATTTCGCGCTGGGCAGCCTCTCCGACTTTCTCGAACTGTTTTCCCGCAGAGGCGAGCATGCCCAAGTGATCGGTGTGTACCGGCGAATGCTGGAGTATTCCTGGCAAACGCTGATCTTCAGGACCGGCAAACCGACATTGCGCTTCCTCTATGCATGCGTCCAATCATTGCGCAAGGCAGCTGCGTCCACTACCGCTCATTGA
- a CDS encoding O-antigen ligase, producing MSTLEVRYSTLRNAFTLFGVLFYIQVIGFFSGLADTSNLDVAEKDLEGNAVNQICGLITLLVPLFFFLRNKVFLSKSFYRNNVFLLVFMLCLAVSISWSYDPILSFKRFVALISVVFFAGFIAYNYSLEKIAFMLGCLIGAAALFGLILALVRPDVAFIYGGVREGAFKGIFPDKNAGARINAIAILLLLPMIRQRNPWAILCSLFSLIAIALAQSATAMALIIAGTMSYWYFLTLIHLHINRSVPAFLGTTIVYLLICFFLYGNYTLLLELTGRDPSLTDRTLIWDLLTPLIDAEFLKGYGFGAFWSSPSAEVFINRWGYIGNAHNGYMETLLNGGIVQLIALALMLIEALLKHYRAVMTDQSARFHVSAMVIIGSFMLTNYVAYVVPNYRSAEFLVFCVLALSFRHHHAKYPVLSTATLRQRPSGEALPRDSAKA from the coding sequence ATGAGCACACTAGAAGTCAGGTACAGCACACTGCGCAACGCCTTCACATTGTTCGGTGTGCTGTTCTACATTCAGGTGATCGGATTTTTTTCCGGGCTGGCGGATACGTCGAATCTGGACGTAGCCGAAAAAGACCTCGAAGGTAACGCGGTCAATCAGATTTGCGGTCTGATCACCCTACTGGTACCGCTATTCTTCTTCCTCCGCAACAAGGTGTTCCTCAGCAAAAGTTTTTACAGGAACAACGTCTTCCTGCTGGTGTTCATGCTCTGCCTGGCGGTATCGATCAGTTGGTCCTACGACCCGATATTAAGTTTCAAACGTTTTGTGGCACTGATCAGCGTGGTCTTCTTTGCGGGTTTCATCGCCTACAACTACAGCCTCGAGAAAATCGCCTTCATGCTCGGCTGTCTCATCGGCGCCGCTGCGTTGTTCGGTTTGATACTGGCGCTTGTCAGGCCCGATGTCGCCTTCATTTACGGCGGTGTTCGCGAGGGTGCATTCAAAGGGATTTTCCCGGATAAAAATGCCGGCGCCCGGATCAACGCGATCGCCATTTTGCTGCTGCTACCGATGATCCGTCAGCGCAATCCCTGGGCCATCCTCTGCTCGTTGTTCTCGCTGATCGCGATTGCGCTGGCCCAATCCGCCACCGCCATGGCACTGATTATTGCCGGCACCATGAGTTACTGGTACTTCCTCACGCTGATCCATTTGCACATCAACCGCTCAGTGCCGGCATTCCTCGGCACGACAATCGTCTATTTGCTGATCTGTTTCTTTCTCTACGGCAACTACACGCTGCTGCTGGAGCTGACCGGTCGTGATCCATCACTCACCGACCGCACGTTGATCTGGGACCTGCTCACACCGCTGATCGACGCCGAATTTCTCAAGGGTTACGGCTTCGGGGCCTTCTGGTCCAGCCCCAGTGCTGAGGTCTTCATCAACCGCTGGGGTTACATCGGCAATGCCCACAACGGCTACATGGAAACCTTGCTTAACGGCGGTATCGTTCAGTTGATCGCGCTGGCCCTCATGCTGATCGAGGCACTGCTCAAACACTATCGGGCGGTGATGACGGATCAATCGGCACGGTTTCATGTCAGCGCGATGGTCATCATCGGATCATTCATGCTCACCAACTATGTAGCGTATGTCGTGCCCAACTACCGCTCGGCGGAGTTTCTGGTGTTCTGCGTCCTGGCCCTGTCCTTTCGGCATCACCACGCGAAATACCCCGTGTTGTCAACGGCAACCCTGCGTCAGCGTCCGTCCGGCGAGGCATTACCGCGCGACTCAGCCAAGGCGTAA
- a CDS encoding glycosyltransferase — protein MKRLLIILQDLGGGGAEKMMVRLAGALTDAGNDVTLLMLTGAGVNSVRLDPRVKKVELHSVRSSRAVPALARFLRRNRFDAQLAALTHVNVVAIAAAALSGTLARLHVSERNAFSHDRYVNPTLTVRTAYLLAPLLYRLIPNPVICVSRGVAQDLVDSTITRPQDVTIADNPVLDNDFRDKTPERPSHRWLQEKSTPVIVAVGRLARQKGFDVLIDAFARLPDHSARLIIFGEGALRAQLLEQAIAVGVADRFDLPGYVSDPMAEVAAADCFVLSSRFEGSPNALVEAMATGTPVVSTHCPYGPQEILDNGEIAPLVAVDDPDALAQAITMQLMLPRDVNRQARIDAAARFMSACAAKTYLDALLGSQSS, from the coding sequence ATGAAAAGATTGCTGATTATCCTGCAGGACTTGGGCGGGGGCGGTGCCGAAAAAATGATGGTGCGCCTCGCTGGAGCGCTGACTGACGCCGGCAATGACGTGACCTTACTGATGCTCACCGGCGCCGGCGTGAACTCGGTGCGCCTCGATCCCCGGGTAAAAAAGGTCGAGTTGCATAGCGTGCGCAGCTCCAGGGCAGTTCCGGCACTGGCACGCTTTCTTCGCCGCAATCGCTTTGATGCGCAACTGGCCGCCCTCACCCATGTCAACGTCGTGGCCATCGCCGCTGCTGCGTTGTCAGGTACGCTGGCGCGCCTGCATGTCAGCGAGCGCAACGCGTTTTCCCATGACAGATATGTCAACCCCACGCTGACGGTGCGCACAGCGTATCTGTTGGCACCATTGCTGTATCGACTGATCCCCAATCCGGTGATCTGCGTCTCGCGCGGCGTCGCCCAGGATCTCGTCGACTCCACCATCACCCGCCCCCAGGATGTCACCATCGCCGACAACCCGGTACTCGACAATGATTTTCGCGACAAGACGCCGGAGCGTCCAAGCCACCGCTGGCTGCAGGAAAAGTCCACCCCGGTGATTGTCGCCGTGGGCCGCCTGGCGCGGCAAAAAGGCTTTGACGTATTGATCGATGCCTTCGCCCGACTGCCCGATCACAGTGCCCGATTGATCATTTTCGGCGAAGGGGCGCTCAGGGCCCAATTGCTTGAACAAGCGATTGCTGTGGGCGTGGCCGACCGGTTCGATTTGCCAGGCTATGTCAGTGATCCGATGGCAGAAGTGGCGGCGGCCGATTGTTTTGTACTGTCATCGCGTTTCGAGGGTAGCCCCAACGCACTGGTCGAGGCCATGGCCACTGGCACTCCCGTGGTATCGACTCACTGCCCCTACGGGCCGCAAGAGATTCTCGACAATGGCGAGATCGCTCCGCTGGTGGCCGTCGACGACCCAGACGCGCTGGCGCAGGCCATTACGATGCAGCTGATGTTGCCGCGTGATGTAAATCGCCAGGCCCGCATTGATGCCGCTGCCCGCTTCATGAGCGCTTGCGCGGCGAAAACTTATCTCGATGCGCTACTCGGGAGCCAGTCGTCATGA
- a CDS encoding glycosyltransferase: MHILFILKDFKPGGGLECVQQRLARQFLKDGKRVSYFVMNGDSADDEGAATLNGGDCGITGLLKSIVLLRRIIRREGVTHLIAAKEQANLCTWFATLGSPCKVIYTRHAALDCSEQRINPTILRLLYALYLCGNDQVVAVSKGLRQSLADLVPWGHQRIRYCPNAVVTEQLLSAAQTPLLCGLPAEFWLGVGRLVEPKGFHLLLDAYAMALGRAALPDLVIIGNGPQLAALTLQASRLGIEDRVHFTGFLSNPYPFIRHARLLILSSFHEGLPTVLIEALALGTPVLACDCETGPRELLDNGRLGHLVKINDVPALAEGMLRSLASPDQAAPNAQAAADAVRQYTSQYAAQAYYQVWNQ; the protein is encoded by the coding sequence ATGCATATCCTGTTCATTCTCAAGGACTTCAAGCCCGGTGGCGGCCTCGAGTGTGTCCAGCAACGCCTGGCCCGGCAGTTTCTCAAGGATGGCAAACGGGTCAGTTATTTCGTTATGAACGGCGACTCTGCGGACGATGAAGGCGCGGCCACCCTCAATGGCGGCGACTGTGGAATCACCGGCCTGCTCAAGTCCATCGTATTGCTGCGCCGGATTATTCGGCGTGAGGGTGTGACTCACCTGATCGCCGCCAAGGAACAAGCCAATCTCTGCACCTGGTTTGCCACCCTGGGGAGCCCATGCAAGGTCATCTATACCCGTCATGCGGCACTGGACTGCAGCGAACAGCGCATAAACCCCACCATCCTGCGCCTGCTCTATGCGTTGTACCTCTGCGGCAACGATCAGGTCGTGGCGGTATCCAAAGGTCTGCGCCAGTCCCTCGCCGATCTGGTGCCCTGGGGGCATCAGCGCATTCGTTATTGTCCCAATGCCGTGGTCACAGAACAACTGCTCAGCGCCGCGCAGACGCCCCTGCTCTGCGGCTTGCCAGCCGAGTTCTGGTTAGGGGTAGGCCGGCTGGTGGAGCCGAAGGGTTTCCATTTGCTGCTCGATGCCTATGCCATGGCCTTGGGCAGGGCCGCCCTGCCGGACCTGGTGATCATCGGCAACGGCCCGCAACTCGCTGCTCTGACATTACAGGCAAGCCGCCTGGGCATTGAAGACCGTGTGCATTTCACTGGTTTCCTGAGCAATCCCTATCCATTTATCAGGCATGCACGATTGTTGATCCTGAGTTCCTTTCATGAAGGCTTGCCGACTGTCCTGATCGAGGCCCTGGCACTGGGTACACCCGTGCTGGCCTGCGACTGCGAGACCGGGCCCAGAGAGTTGCTCGATAACGGCCGTCTCGGCCATCTGGTCAAGATCAATGATGTGCCGGCGCTCGCCGAAGGGATGCTGCGCAGTCTGGCCTCCCCAGACCAGGCTGCGCCAAACGCACAAGCGGCCGCTGATGCAGTCCGCCAGTACACCAGCCAATACGCCGCACAGGCGTATTACCAGGTTTGGAATCAATGA
- a CDS encoding WecB/TagA/CpsF family glycosyltransferase yields MINLELIGHFAPNLLDANKAFSFINFASIGSLFDRDPTSIAYFCDGMLMSTFISRITGRTIGRVSFDFTSIADTVFSCAEKQGKRIYFVGARQAELDLFIDKIKGRYPALLIAGRHNGYFDAPQAACIQADICRSEANILIVGLGAGLQEQFEQDALRAGFNGVAFTCGGFIRQEATATHHYYPELINRLHLRAFYRMYREPHTITRYLVDYPTNFVHLLAMIVRHQVTIHITYP; encoded by the coding sequence ATGATCAATCTGGAATTAATCGGGCATTTCGCACCGAACCTGCTGGACGCCAACAAAGCATTCTCCTTCATTAATTTTGCGTCCATCGGCAGTCTGTTCGACCGGGACCCGACGTCCATCGCCTATTTTTGCGACGGAATGTTGATGTCTACCTTCATCTCGCGCATCACCGGCCGGACGATCGGCCGGGTCAGCTTCGACTTTACATCCATCGCCGACACTGTCTTCAGTTGCGCCGAGAAACAAGGCAAGCGCATCTATTTTGTCGGTGCCAGGCAAGCGGAACTGGATCTGTTCATCGACAAGATCAAGGGGCGCTACCCGGCATTGCTCATCGCCGGCCGTCACAACGGCTATTTTGATGCACCGCAGGCTGCGTGCATTCAAGCGGACATCTGCCGCAGTGAAGCCAACATCCTGATCGTCGGCCTGGGCGCAGGGCTTCAAGAGCAGTTCGAACAGGATGCCCTGCGTGCCGGCTTCAACGGTGTGGCGTTCACCTGTGGCGGTTTCATTCGCCAGGAGGCCACGGCCACACATCATTACTACCCTGAACTGATCAACCGCCTGCATCTGCGCGCGTTCTATCGGATGTACCGCGAACCCCACACCATCACGCGGTATCTGGTCGATTACCCGACCAATTTTGTTCATCTGCTGGCGATGATCGTCCGGCACCAAGTGACGATCCATATCACTTATCCCTGA